Proteins encoded by one window of Blautia faecicola:
- a CDS encoding GGDEF domain-containing phosphodiesterase, with product MGGSLKETSYEKRIQRLMLLGEDGDQYGLYIDISNNIVWEVKNPEQACWEGETGRAGGVTAWLKKQIYPYIMDNEEEQKFRRTFMQGELLRLFQSGQRQVQLGYRFRKGKYITYYHVNIEMFEHPRKHTIECCAIWRNDTIPYVNRVISKVLLQDKYRMIAVLDIQEKTVFVRKHTFDDMELVCDQPLEYREFIEKLCEHRVEKKDRDWFVTSTRLDYMEENLQMAGTYSLTVYNEERGAERYTYRWLDKEYREVLIAVEDRTVEMEKDPLTGYLNRSGFLRKTEHILKKNADQYQFAVIYFNIRKFSGLNDVYGYENGDKIIRSYMDRIQNSVLRPLALGRVSADRFHALVDVKNLELSELGKLLQYPVRIRGEQVEIYGRCGIYYIPEHCDLDVSQMCDLAKMAKNKISNQYMQPYEIYQENMKTEYGQKNLALLNLEKALEQEEFVVCYQPVVDGQTGEIVSAEALVRWNSSGAEPMVPSVFVPELEDSGYITKLDTYIDQTVHRFQEERYCQEKRMVPVAVNLSRMDLMDGRMTERIFTEIQETKVPKQYFRYEIIESACTIISTQGEEFLESLRQQGVQIFLDDFGTGVSTFETVRDYTFDALKLDMGFVKKIGKDQKSDAIVVSIIDLAHRMGMKVVAEGIENQQQSDFLRAHGCDYLQGFYYYKPMSAEKFSKLLDK from the coding sequence ATGGGAGGATCTTTAAAAGAGACATCCTACGAAAAACGGATACAGCGACTGATGCTTCTCGGAGAAGACGGGGATCAGTATGGTCTGTATATTGACATTTCGAATAATATCGTATGGGAAGTAAAAAACCCGGAACAGGCGTGCTGGGAAGGCGAGACAGGGCGCGCCGGTGGAGTCACGGCGTGGCTGAAAAAGCAGATTTATCCGTACATTATGGATAACGAAGAAGAACAGAAATTCCGTCGTACTTTTATGCAGGGAGAACTGCTGCGGCTTTTCCAGTCGGGGCAAAGACAGGTACAGCTTGGCTACCGGTTCAGAAAAGGAAAGTACATTACTTATTATCATGTAAATATAGAGATGTTTGAACATCCCCGGAAACACACGATCGAGTGCTGTGCAATCTGGAGAAATGATACCATCCCGTATGTCAATCGGGTGATCAGCAAGGTACTTTTACAGGATAAATACCGGATGATCGCTGTGCTGGATATTCAGGAAAAAACAGTATTTGTACGGAAACATACATTTGATGATATGGAACTGGTCTGTGACCAGCCGCTGGAATACCGTGAGTTTATTGAAAAACTGTGTGAACATCGGGTGGAAAAGAAAGACAGAGACTGGTTTGTAACTTCCACTCGTCTGGACTATATGGAAGAAAACTTACAGATGGCAGGGACATATTCACTTACGGTTTATAATGAGGAGCGCGGAGCAGAACGATATACTTACCGATGGCTGGATAAAGAGTACCGGGAGGTGCTGATCGCAGTGGAAGACCGGACGGTGGAGATGGAAAAGGATCCTCTGACCGGTTATCTGAACCGCAGCGGATTTCTTCGAAAGACAGAGCATATTTTGAAAAAGAATGCAGATCAGTATCAGTTTGCTGTAATTTATTTTAATATCCGCAAGTTTTCTGGTTTGAATGATGTCTATGGCTATGAAAATGGGGATAAGATCATCCGCTCCTATATGGATCGGATCCAGAACAGCGTGCTTCGCCCACTGGCACTGGGACGGGTATCTGCTGACCGGTTCCATGCACTCGTCGATGTGAAGAATCTGGAACTTTCCGAACTGGGAAAACTGTTGCAGTATCCGGTGCGGATCCGCGGGGAACAGGTGGAAATCTACGGCCGCTGTGGAATTTATTACATTCCGGAGCACTGTGATCTGGATGTTTCTCAGATGTGCGATCTGGCAAAAATGGCAAAAAATAAGATTTCCAACCAGTATATGCAGCCGTATGAGATTTATCAGGAGAATATGAAGACCGAGTACGGGCAGAAAAATCTGGCACTTCTGAATCTGGAAAAGGCGCTGGAACAGGAAGAATTCGTAGTCTGTTACCAGCCGGTGGTAGATGGACAGACCGGGGAAATTGTATCAGCGGAAGCGCTCGTTCGCTGGAACAGTTCAGGGGCAGAACCGATGGTTCCGTCGGTGTTTGTACCGGAACTGGAGGACAGCGGATATATCACAAAACTGGATACCTATATTGACCAGACGGTTCATCGGTTTCAGGAAGAACGGTATTGTCAGGAAAAACGGATGGTTCCGGTGGCAGTGAATCTTTCAAGGATGGATCTGATGGACGGGCGGATGACGGAGCGGATCTTTACGGAGATTCAGGAAACAAAGGTTCCGAAACAGTATTTTCGATATGAGATTATTGAATCTGCATGCACAATTATCAGCACGCAGGGAGAAGAATTCCTGGAAAGTCTGAGACAACAGGGCGTTCAGATTTTTCTGGATGATTTTGGAACCGGAGTTTCCACGTTCGAGACGGTACGAGATTATACGTTTGACGCCTTGAAGTTGGATATGGGATTTGTCAAAAAAATCGGAAAAGATCAAAAAAGCGATGCAATCGTGGTATCGATCATTGATCTGGCGCATCGGATGGGAATGAAAGTCGTTGCAGAAGGCATTGAAAATCAGCAGCAAAGTGATTTCCTGCGTGCGCATGGCTGCGATTACTTACAGGGTTTCTACTATTATAAGCCGATGTCCGCAGAAAAATTTTCCAAGCTTCTGGATAAATAA
- the recN gene encoding DNA repair protein RecN: MLTYLHVKNLALIDEAEVEFGPGLNILTGETGAGKSILMGSVNLALGQKMSREMLRDEEKPALVELIFQVDNPGCVERLKEKEISVEEGQIIISRKLTGNRSISRLNGEVCTAAQIREISSLLLDIHGQHEHQSLLYQDQQLKILDAYGKEAIQEKKQTVREHFQIWSQKKKELTSYQLDEETRKREISFLAFELQEIEEAGLRPGEDEELEKQYKKMSSSRNILEAMAAVRGYTGNDNGAQDLVGRAVQETNRMLGVDEALQQIASLLQDVESLLSDVNREVSDYVENMTFSEEEFYETEQRLNLLNRLKAKYGSTVKEILACQEEKQKELDRLYHFEQYKEKLEKETQKAEEELAAVCGELSELRKNYGKQLEERIIQGLQDLNFLDVKFEINFEITEHYTANGNDKICFTISTNPGEPLRPLAKVVSGGELSRIMLAIKTILADKDETETLIFDEIDTGISGRTAQKVSEKMAVIGRNHQVICITHLPQIAAMADEHFEIAKKTDHQVTRTQIRLLDEDASVEEIARILGGAQITEHTMESAKEMKELARKKKEEL; encoded by the coding sequence ATGCTAACATATTTACATGTAAAAAACCTGGCCCTCATCGATGAGGCAGAAGTGGAATTCGGGCCGGGATTAAATATTCTTACCGGTGAGACAGGAGCCGGTAAATCTATCCTGATGGGTTCCGTAAACCTTGCACTCGGACAGAAAATGTCCAGAGAAATGCTGCGCGATGAAGAAAAACCTGCGCTGGTGGAACTCATTTTTCAGGTGGACAATCCAGGATGCGTGGAACGATTAAAAGAGAAGGAAATCTCTGTGGAAGAAGGGCAGATCATTATATCCAGAAAACTCACCGGAAACCGGAGTATCAGCCGATTAAATGGTGAGGTTTGTACGGCTGCCCAGATCCGGGAGATCTCTTCTCTTCTTTTGGATATACACGGGCAACACGAACACCAGTCCTTGTTGTACCAGGATCAGCAGTTAAAGATTCTGGATGCCTACGGGAAAGAAGCAATTCAGGAGAAAAAACAGACCGTCCGGGAGCATTTTCAGATCTGGAGTCAGAAAAAGAAAGAACTGACATCCTATCAACTGGACGAAGAAACCAGAAAACGGGAAATTTCTTTTCTGGCATTTGAACTGCAGGAGATCGAGGAAGCAGGACTTCGCCCGGGTGAGGATGAAGAACTGGAAAAACAGTACAAAAAGATGTCATCGAGCAGAAATATCCTCGAAGCGATGGCAGCAGTCAGAGGCTATACAGGCAACGACAATGGCGCACAGGATCTGGTCGGCCGGGCCGTACAGGAGACAAACCGGATGCTTGGAGTCGATGAAGCGCTGCAGCAGATTGCAAGCCTTTTACAGGATGTGGAAAGTCTGCTATCTGATGTGAATCGTGAAGTCAGCGACTATGTGGAAAATATGACGTTTTCCGAGGAAGAATTCTATGAGACAGAACAGAGACTGAACCTGCTGAACCGTCTGAAAGCGAAATACGGTTCTACCGTAAAAGAGATTCTGGCATGCCAGGAAGAAAAGCAGAAAGAACTGGATCGCCTGTATCATTTTGAACAGTATAAAGAAAAACTGGAAAAAGAGACGCAGAAAGCGGAGGAGGAACTGGCAGCTGTCTGTGGTGAATTGTCTGAATTGCGTAAAAATTATGGAAAACAGCTGGAAGAGCGGATCATTCAGGGATTACAGGATCTGAATTTCCTGGATGTGAAGTTTGAGATTAATTTTGAGATTACGGAACACTATACGGCAAATGGAAACGATAAAATCTGCTTTACGATTTCCACAAACCCGGGAGAACCGTTACGACCGCTGGCAAAAGTGGTATCCGGCGGTGAGCTTTCCCGTATCATGCTGGCGATCAAAACGATCCTTGCGGATAAAGATGAGACAGAGACGCTGATCTTTGACGAGATCGACACCGGTATCAGCGGAAGAACGGCACAGAAAGTATCGGAGAAGATGGCAGTGATCGGAAGAAACCATCAGGTGATCTGTATCACGCATCTGCCGCAGATCGCAGCGATGGCGGATGAACATTTTGAGATCGCCAAAAAGACGGATCATCAGGTGACAAGAACACAGATTCGTCTGCTGGATGAAGACGCTTCGGTAGAGGAGATTGCAAGGATCCTTGGTGGCGCGCAGATCACCGAACATACGATGGAAAGCGCAAAAGAGATGAAAGAACTGGCACGAAAGAAGAAGGAAGAACTATAG
- the argR gene encoding arginine repressor, protein MKIERHSQIIRLISQYDIETQEELAEKLNESGFQVTQATVSRDIRELKLTKISKPGGGSRYAVLQSVDQEMSRKYTNVLRTSFQSMDLAQNILVVKTVSGMAMAAAAALDEMQIPEIVGSIAGDNTLMCVARSADEGLVLMEKIRKMIV, encoded by the coding sequence ATGAAGATAGAGAGACATTCCCAGATCATCCGTCTGATCAGTCAGTATGATATCGAGACGCAGGAGGAACTGGCAGAAAAACTGAACGAAAGCGGTTTTCAGGTGACACAGGCAACGGTATCGAGAGATATCCGGGAACTGAAACTGACGAAAATATCCAAACCGGGCGGGGGTTCCCGCTATGCGGTACTGCAAAGCGTCGATCAGGAGATGAGCAGAAAATACACGAATGTGCTGCGTACCTCTTTCCAGTCGATGGATCTGGCACAGAATATCCTGGTCGTAAAGACCGTATCCGGTATGGCGATGGCGGCCGCTGCAGCACTTGATGAGATGCAGATTCCGGAGATTGTAGGCAGCATCGCAGGGGACAATACGCTGATGTGTGTGGCACGAAGTGCAGACGAAGGTCTGGTACTGATGGAAAAGATTCGGAAAATGATTGTATAG
- a CDS encoding NAD(+)/NADH kinase: protein MDKFTIIVNGAENRRGKNQAVAGKIADYLKNHQKECVILPAGEKKEGQSYSYTDPERIPEGTECIIVLGGDGTLLQAARDVVDLEIPLFGINMGTLGYLAEIDQYSIYPAMDRLMSDRFTIEKRMMLFGTLIHEGQAAGSDIALNDIVISREGSLRVVRFNNYVNDTYLNTYKADGIIISTPTGSTGYSLSAGGPIISPAASMILMTPLAPHTLNTRSIVFSPEDVIEVELGEGRDGSIESGMAYFDGAAAMPMVTGDRIRIEKSTKATRIIKINNISFLEILRKKMRNN from the coding sequence ATGGATAAATTTACGATCATAGTCAACGGAGCAGAAAACAGAAGAGGGAAGAATCAGGCGGTTGCCGGAAAGATTGCAGACTATCTGAAAAATCATCAGAAAGAATGTGTGATTCTGCCGGCAGGTGAGAAGAAAGAAGGACAGTCCTATTCGTATACAGATCCGGAGCGGATCCCGGAGGGAACGGAATGTATCATTGTGCTTGGGGGAGATGGAACGCTTCTTCAGGCAGCAAGGGACGTGGTGGATCTGGAGATTCCGTTGTTTGGTATTAATATGGGAACGCTCGGTTATCTGGCGGAGATCGACCAGTATTCGATCTACCCGGCGATGGACCGGCTGATGAGTGACCGGTTTACGATTGAAAAGCGAATGATGCTGTTCGGAACCTTGATCCATGAAGGGCAGGCAGCGGGCAGCGATATCGCCCTGAATGATATTGTGATTAGCAGAGAGGGCTCTCTGCGTGTGGTACGGTTTAACAATTATGTCAATGATACTTATCTGAACACCTACAAGGCGGATGGAATCATTATTTCCACGCCGACGGGATCGACCGGCTACAGTCTGTCTGCCGGTGGTCCGATCATATCTCCTGCGGCATCCATGATTCTGATGACACCGCTGGCACCGCATACCCTGAATACCAGAAGCATTGTATTTTCACCGGAAGATGTGATCGAGGTGGAACTGGGAGAGGGAAGAGATGGCAGTATCGAGAGCGGCATGGCGTATTTTGACGGTGCAGCCGCGATGCCGATGGTGACCGGTGACCGGATACGGATCGAAAAATCAACCAAGGCAACCAGGATCATCAAGATCAACAACATTAGTTTTCTGGAAATTCTTCGTAAGAAGATGCGAAATAATTAG
- a CDS encoding TlyA family RNA methyltransferase: MKERLDVLVVSRGLAPSREKAKAIIMAGNVLVDGQREDKAGSMFKDTVEITVKGHTLPYVSRGGLKLEKAMTHFGVTLKDKVCMDVGASTGGFTDCMLQNGAVKVYSIDVGHGQLDWKLRNDERVVCMERTNIRYVVPEDIQELSQFTSIDVSFISLTKVLLPVRNLLTEDGEVVCLIKPQFEAGREKVGKKGVVRDPAVHREVIEMVTAYAQSISFAPCHLEFSPIKGPEGNIEYLLHLKKLPEGEHCEEVPFEIAKVVEAAHEELSSTTPHPAQKR; encoded by the coding sequence ATGAAAGAACGATTGGATGTACTGGTAGTCAGCCGTGGACTGGCACCGTCAAGAGAAAAAGCGAAAGCGATCATTATGGCGGGCAATGTGCTGGTTGACGGACAGAGAGAAGATAAAGCGGGATCCATGTTTAAAGATACGGTAGAGATCACGGTAAAAGGACATACCTTACCGTATGTCAGCCGAGGTGGACTGAAACTGGAAAAAGCCATGACACACTTCGGTGTTACGCTGAAAGATAAGGTCTGCATGGATGTCGGAGCTTCTACCGGAGGATTTACCGACTGCATGCTGCAAAACGGTGCGGTGAAAGTATATTCCATCGATGTCGGACACGGACAGCTGGACTGGAAATTAAGAAATGATGAGCGTGTGGTCTGCATGGAACGGACCAATATCCGTTATGTCGTGCCGGAAGATATTCAGGAATTATCCCAGTTTACTTCGATCGATGTATCATTTATTTCTCTGACCAAAGTTCTTCTTCCGGTGAGAAATCTGCTGACCGAAGACGGAGAGGTCGTATGTCTGATCAAACCGCAGTTCGAGGCGGGAAGAGAAAAAGTAGGCAAAAAAGGTGTGGTGAGAGATCCGGCAGTGCACCGGGAGGTCATCGAGATGGTGACCGCGTATGCACAGAGTATTTCTTTTGCACCGTGTCATCTGGAATTTTCCCCGATCAAGGGACCGGAGGGAAATATTGAATACCTGCTGCATCTGAAAAAACTTCCGGAAGGAGAACACTGCGAGGAAGTACCATTTGAGATTGCAAAAGTCGTGGAGGCGGCACACGAAGAACTGTCATCAACAACCCCGCATCCTGCACAGAAACGCTGA
- the dxs gene encoding 1-deoxy-D-xylulose-5-phosphate synthase: MILEKIKEANDVKQLSLSECEQLAQEIRDFLIRSLSETGGHLASNLGVVELTIALHRFLHFPEDKLVWDVGHQAYTHKILTGRKEQFATLRKTGGLSGFPKRKESDCDAFDTGHSSTSISAGLGLVQARDLKGEDYQVVSVIGDGALTGGMAYEALNNAAELKKNFIIILNDNEMSITRNVGGMSSYLDHIRTAAPYTELKMGVTNALKKIPKVGDGMVDALHKTKSSIKQLVIPGMLFENMGLTYLGPVDGHDMRQLGKVLQEAKRKQGPVLIHVLTEKGRGYEPAMRHPARFHGAAPYEIETGLPKSNGNPSYTDIFSTVMRKFGDREPDVVAVSAAMVPGTGLKRFGNMFPDRLFDVGIAEEHAVTFAAGLALGGLRPVVAIYSSFLQRAIDQILHDVCMQNLPVVFAVDRAGLVGSDGETHHGCFDLSYLSMMPNMTVMAPKNKWELSDMMKFAIRQNGPVAIRYPRGEAYTELEEYRAPIEMGKAEVLEKGKEIAILAVGNMVRTAVQVTENLRKKGYEPTLVNMRFVKPLDTELLDIIKEDHSLIVTMEENVKSGGFGEQVMTYYGSRMHGPAVRIVAIEDRFVPHGSVEDLMRQQQMDSDSVTERVLQWQTKVKTK; this comes from the coding sequence ATGATACTGGAAAAGATCAAAGAGGCGAATGATGTAAAACAATTATCTCTTTCGGAATGTGAGCAGCTGGCACAGGAAATCCGTGATTTTTTGATTCGGTCGCTCAGTGAGACCGGCGGACACCTTGCATCGAATCTGGGTGTGGTGGAGCTGACCATTGCTTTGCACCGATTTTTACATTTTCCGGAAGATAAGCTGGTCTGGGATGTAGGTCATCAGGCTTATACACATAAGATTCTGACAGGAAGAAAAGAACAGTTTGCCACCCTTCGAAAGACGGGTGGCTTAAGTGGATTTCCGAAGAGAAAAGAAAGTGACTGCGATGCCTTTGACACTGGTCACAGTTCTACTTCGATATCCGCGGGACTTGGTCTGGTACAGGCACGGGATCTGAAGGGAGAGGACTATCAGGTTGTCTCCGTGATCGGTGACGGTGCGCTGACCGGCGGTATGGCGTATGAGGCGTTAAATAACGCGGCGGAATTAAAGAAGAATTTTATTATTATCCTGAATGACAATGAGATGTCGATCACCCGCAATGTGGGTGGGATGTCTTCCTATCTGGATCATATCCGGACGGCGGCACCGTACACAGAGCTGAAAATGGGCGTAACCAACGCTCTGAAAAAGATTCCCAAAGTGGGAGATGGCATGGTGGATGCACTTCATAAGACAAAAAGCAGCATCAAACAGCTGGTGATTCCTGGAATGCTTTTTGAAAATATGGGACTGACTTATCTTGGTCCGGTGGATGGACACGATATGCGGCAACTGGGAAAAGTGTTGCAGGAAGCAAAACGGAAGCAGGGTCCGGTACTGATCCATGTGCTGACAGAAAAAGGCCGTGGATATGAACCGGCGATGCGCCATCCGGCCAGATTTCACGGGGCAGCACCTTATGAGATAGAGACCGGACTTCCAAAATCGAATGGAAATCCATCCTATACCGACATTTTTTCAACAGTCATGCGAAAATTCGGCGACCGGGAACCGGATGTAGTGGCGGTATCGGCAGCAATGGTACCGGGAACCGGACTGAAACGGTTCGGCAATATGTTCCCGGATCGCCTGTTTGATGTGGGAATCGCAGAAGAACATGCGGTGACTTTCGCTGCGGGACTGGCACTTGGAGGCCTTCGCCCGGTGGTCGCGATTTATTCGTCATTTTTGCAGCGCGCGATCGATCAGATCCTGCACGATGTGTGTATGCAGAATCTTCCGGTCGTATTTGCCGTGGACCGCGCAGGTTTAGTGGGAAGTGATGGAGAGACACATCATGGATGTTTTGACTTAAGTTACCTGTCCATGATGCCGAATATGACCGTCATGGCACCGAAAAATAAATGGGAACTTTCCGATATGATGAAATTTGCCATCCGGCAGAACGGTCCGGTGGCAATCCGATATCCGAGAGGCGAAGCCTATACCGAGTTGGAAGAGTACCGGGCACCGATCGAGATGGGAAAAGCGGAAGTTCTGGAAAAAGGAAAAGAAATTGCCATTCTGGCAGTGGGAAATATGGTACGGACGGCCGTACAGGTGACAGAAAATCTCCGTAAAAAGGGATATGAACCGACACTGGTAAATATGCGGTTTGTGAAACCACTGGATACGGAGCTTCTGGATATTATAAAAGAAGATCACAGTCTGATCGTCACCATGGAAGAAAATGTAAAATCCGGCGGTTTCGGAGAACAGGTGATGACATATTATGGAAGCAGAATGCATGGTCCGGCAGTGCGGATCGTTGCGATCGAAGACCGGTTTGTGCCGCATGGAAGTGTGGAGGATCTGATGCGTCAGCAGCAGATGGACAGTGATTCGGTGACAGAACGGGTGCTTCAGTGGCAGACGAAAGTAAAAACGAAGTAG
- a CDS encoding polyprenyl synthetase family protein, whose protein sequence is MNFEKELQEKKEQCEEIIRNYLPKEEGFAARLAEAMNYSMEAGGKRLRPILMGEAYRMFGGTSAVIEPFQAAMEMIHTSSLIHDDLPAIDNDQYRRGKKTTHAVYGEALGILSGDALLNYAYETASAAFSMEPANPAIGKAMALLTRKTGVYGMLGGQSVDVTNEGKPMERQMLDYIYENKTSALIEASLMVGAILAGATEEETAQMEQIGSKVGLAFQIRDDILDVTSTEEELGKPIHSDEKNQKQTYVTLRGLEGAAEDVERISEEALELLDTFPQKNEFLRELIGYLVNRRN, encoded by the coding sequence GTGAATTTTGAAAAAGAATTGCAGGAAAAGAAAGAGCAATGCGAAGAGATCATCCGAAACTATCTTCCAAAAGAAGAAGGATTTGCCGCACGGCTGGCGGAAGCGATGAATTACAGCATGGAGGCCGGAGGAAAACGGCTGCGACCGATCCTGATGGGCGAGGCGTATCGGATGTTTGGAGGGACATCAGCTGTCATTGAGCCTTTTCAGGCAGCGATGGAGATGATCCATACCTCTTCTCTGATTCACGATGACCTTCCGGCCATTGACAACGATCAGTACCGGAGAGGAAAAAAGACCACCCATGCAGTATATGGGGAGGCACTGGGGATTTTAAGCGGCGATGCATTACTGAATTATGCATATGAGACAGCCAGTGCGGCATTTTCCATGGAACCGGCGAATCCGGCGATTGGAAAAGCCATGGCATTACTTACGAGAAAGACTGGCGTGTACGGAATGCTCGGGGGACAGAGCGTGGATGTGACCAACGAAGGAAAACCCATGGAGCGGCAGATGCTGGATTATATATATGAAAACAAAACCTCGGCTCTGATTGAGGCTTCCCTGATGGTGGGAGCGATTCTGGCAGGAGCCACAGAGGAAGAGACCGCGCAGATGGAACAGATCGGCAGTAAAGTAGGGCTGGCGTTCCAGATCCGGGACGATATCCTGGATGTGACAAGCACGGAAGAAGAACTGGGAAAACCGATTCACAGCGATGAAAAGAATCAGAAACAGACCTATGTGACACTTCGCGGACTTGAGGGTGCGGCGGAGGACGTGGAGAGAATTTCAGAGGAAGCACTGGAACTTCTGGATACATTTCCTCAGAAAAATGAATTTCTCCGGGAATTGATAGGATATCTGGTGAACAGGAGAAATTAA
- the xseB gene encoding exodeoxyribonuclease VII small subunit: MPRKTVSMEEAFQELDAILEQLEGKDISLEDSFALYQKGMELVKTCNSKIDTVEKKMITIQ, translated from the coding sequence ATGCCAAGAAAAACAGTAAGCATGGAAGAGGCGTTTCAGGAACTCGATGCGATCCTGGAACAGCTGGAAGGAAAAGATATTTCACTGGAAGATTCCTTTGCTTTATATCAGAAAGGTATGGAACTGGTGAAAACGTGTAACAGTAAGATTGACACGGTTGAGAAAAAAATGATAACGATTCAGTAG
- the xseA gene encoding exodeoxyribonuclease VII large subunit, producing MSSVYSVEQVNRYIKNMFTQDFMLSRISVGGEVSNCKYHSSGHIYFSLKDGSGSLACVMFAGQRKGLAFAMKNGDRVIVTGSVDVYERDGKYQMYARKITLEGAGILYERFLALKEELEEMGMFAPEYKQPIPSFVQTVGVVTAPTGAVIQDIRNVTARRNPYVQIILYPAQVQGEGAAESIVEGIEALDQLGVDVIIVGRGGGSMEDLWAFNEEIVARAIFHCSTPIISAVGHETDVTIADYVADLRAPTPSAAAELAVFDYRVWQELLAGYVRRLELSMDSKLEMTRQRLTEKAARLAYLSPENQIREKRMYLLRAEEKLTERMEKKLQTEKTRLYLYAERLRGVSPLEKLQQGLGYMEHEDGTRISSVGQVREGERMKTYVKDGVIWSNVEKTENSDAWIVSRGKETDNCE from the coding sequence ATGAGTAGTGTATATTCTGTAGAACAGGTCAACAGATATATTAAAAATATGTTCACCCAGGACTTTATGCTGAGCCGGATCTCCGTAGGCGGTGAGGTGAGCAACTGCAAATACCACAGTTCCGGGCATATTTATTTTTCACTGAAAGATGGCAGTGGATCTCTGGCGTGCGTGATGTTTGCGGGACAGAGAAAAGGGCTGGCGTTTGCGATGAAAAACGGTGACCGGGTGATTGTTACGGGCAGTGTGGACGTATACGAACGCGATGGAAAATACCAGATGTATGCGAGAAAGATCACACTGGAAGGTGCAGGGATTCTCTATGAACGATTTCTTGCGTTAAAAGAAGAACTTGAAGAGATGGGAATGTTTGCACCGGAATACAAACAGCCGATTCCGTCATTCGTTCAGACAGTAGGTGTGGTGACAGCGCCCACCGGTGCGGTGATTCAGGATATCCGAAATGTGACAGCCCGGAGAAATCCATACGTGCAGATCATCCTCTACCCGGCGCAGGTGCAGGGAGAGGGTGCGGCAGAGAGCATCGTGGAAGGAATCGAAGCGCTGGATCAGCTTGGCGTGGATGTGATCATTGTCGGTCGTGGCGGCGGATCTATGGAGGATCTGTGGGCATTTAATGAAGAAATTGTGGCAAGAGCGATTTTTCACTGTTCTACCCCGATCATTTCCGCGGTAGGTCATGAGACGGATGTGACGATTGCCGATTATGTGGCGGATCTTCGCGCACCGACACCGTCGGCGGCAGCGGAACTTGCTGTTTTTGATTATCGTGTGTGGCAGGAGCTACTCGCGGGTTATGTGCGGAGACTGGAACTGTCCATGGACAGCAAACTGGAGATGACCAGGCAGAGACTGACGGAGAAAGCAGCACGTCTGGCATATCTCAGTCCGGAAAACCAGATCCGGGAGAAACGAATGTATCTGCTGCGGGCAGAAGAGAAACTTACCGAGCGGATGGAAAAAAAGTTACAGACAGAGAAAACCAGGCTGTATCTGTATGCGGAACGACTGCGCGGTGTATCTCCGCTTGAAAAACTGCAGCAGGGGCTCGGCTATATGGAACATGAGGACGGAACCCGGATTTCTTCCGTAGGACAGGTACGGGAGGGAGAACGGATGAAGACTTATGTCAAAGACGGTGTGATCTGGTCGAACGTAGAAAAAACAGAGAACTCGGATGCGTGGATCGTCAGCAGAGGCAAAGAAACGGATAACTGTGAATAG
- the nusB gene encoding transcription antitermination factor NusB — protein sequence MGRRELRESIFQLLFMTEFNDNQEMAEQKQLYLEGIEDIQDKDQSYIQDKFEKIREKLPEIDEALNEASKGWKTSRMGKVELSILRLAVYELRYDDDVPGKVAINEAVELAKKFGGNEAPAFINGVLGKLAKEADE from the coding sequence ATGGGAAGAAGAGAATTAAGAGAAAGCATTTTTCAGCTGCTGTTCATGACAGAATTTAACGACAATCAGGAGATGGCAGAACAGAAGCAACTGTATCTGGAAGGAATCGAAGACATCCAGGACAAAGATCAGAGTTATATTCAGGACAAATTTGAAAAAATCCGTGAAAAACTGCCGGAGATCGATGAAGCACTGAACGAGGCAAGCAAAGGATGGAAAACCAGCCGTATGGGAAAAGTAGAACTTTCTATCCTGCGTCTGGCAGTTTATGAACTGCGTTACGACGATGATGTACCGGGAAAAGTAGCGATCAACGAAGCCGTAGAACTGGCAAAGAAATTCGGCGGAAACGAAGCACCGGCATTTATCAACGGTGTACTGGGAAAACTGGCGAAAGAAGCCGATGAGTAG